The nucleotide window GCCACGATGAGCTTGGCGCGACGGCGTTTGGCCATCGAGACGGCCTCGTCATAGGCGCGGGTGTTGGTTTCGAGGTGACGCAGGTTCACGGGGCAGAGGAGCAGTTCGACGTCTTTGGCCATCGGGTATTCCAGTTTATGCGTGGTGGATCGAAAGCGGGCGGGATGGCGGGTGGCAGGGAGGTCGGCTCAATGATCCCCCGGGGCTTGGTCCGGGGGTTTAAGAGAGGCGGTGATCCCGGGTCAAGCCCGGGATGCGATGAAATTCAAAGGCCGGCCTCGGCCTCGATCTCGCGCCGGGACTTGCGCTGGCGTTCGGTGGCGGACTTGAGCTGGCCGCAGGCGGCCATGATGTCCTCGCCCCGCGGGGTGCGGATGGGCGAGGCGTAGCCGGCCTTGTAGATGATATCGGCGAATTTCTCGATCCGGTCCCAGTCGGAGCGCTGGTGCGGAGCGCCGGGCCATTCGTTGAACGGAATGAGGTTGATCTTGGCCGGGATGCCCTTGATCAGCTGCACCAGGCGGCGGGCGTCCTCGTCGCTGTCGTTGACGTCCTTGAGCATCACGTACTCGAAGGTGATGCGCTCGGAATTGGACGCCTTGGGATAGGCACGGAGCGCATCCAGGAGAGCGGCGATGTTCCATTTGCGGTTGATCGGCACCAGCTTGTCGCGCACCTCGTCGGTGGTGGCGTGGAAGCTGACAGCGAGCATACAGCCGATTTCCTGCGCCGTCTTGTGAATCTCCGGGACGATGCCGGAGGTCGAGAGCGTGATGCGGCGGCGCGAGAGCGCGATGCCTTCGCCGTCCATCGCGATTTTCATGGCGTCGCGGACGTTTTCGAAATTGTAGAGCGGCTCGCCCATGCCCATCAGCACGATGTTCGACAGAAGGCGCGGGCCGTCGGTGCCCATGCCGACGCCGGGTTTGGGCCATTCATCGAGATCGTCGCGCGCCAGCATGACCTGGCCGATGATTTCACCGGCCGTAAGGTTGCGCACCAGTTTCTGGGTGCCGGTGTGGCAGAACGAGCAGGTGAGGGTGCAGCCGACCTGGGAGGAAATGCAGAGCGTGCCGCGGTCTTCCTCGGGGATATAGACGGTTTCGACCTCGTGGCCGCCTGCGATTCGCACCAGGTACTTGCGGGTGCCGTCGGCGCTGACCTGGCGGTCGACGATTTCGGGCAGGTCGATGACGAATTTCTCGGCCAGTTCGGCGCGGTAGGCCTTGGAGAGGTTGGTCATGGCGGCAAAGTCGCGCACGCCCCACTGGTAGATCCATTGCCAGATCTGGTTCACGCGCATCTTGGCCTGCTTTTCCGGGGTGCCATGGGCGATCAGGGTGTCGCGCAGGGCGTCGCGGGTGAGGCCGACAAGGTTGATCGGCCCCTCGGGCAGCTTGCGGGGGATGGTCAGGACATCCTGGGTGATGGGCGCAGATTCGGTCATGGCACGTCTCATCGGGTTGGCGTTGCGCCATCATATAGGCGCGGGCGGCTGATTCCAAAACGGGGGAGTGCCCCCTGAAATAAAGACAAACCCCCGAAGCGGGTGCCCGGGGGTCGTCATGACAATGCGTGTGGCCCTGGCGGCGGGTCTTAAAGGAGACCTTCGCGCTGGGCCTTCTTGCGTGCGAGCTTGCGGGCGCGGCGGATAGCCTCGGCCTTTTCGCGCGCTTTTTTCTCGG belongs to Roseovarius sp. THAF27 and includes:
- the rlmN gene encoding 23S rRNA (adenine(2503)-C(2))-methyltransferase RlmN — protein: MTESAPITQDVLTIPRKLPEGPINLVGLTRDALRDTLIAHGTPEKQAKMRVNQIWQWIYQWGVRDFAAMTNLSKAYRAELAEKFVIDLPEIVDRQVSADGTRKYLVRIAGGHEVETVYIPEEDRGTLCISSQVGCTLTCSFCHTGTQKLVRNLTAGEIIGQVMLARDDLDEWPKPGVGMGTDGPRLLSNIVLMGMGEPLYNFENVRDAMKIAMDGEGIALSRRRITLSTSGIVPEIHKTAQEIGCMLAVSFHATTDEVRDKLVPINRKWNIAALLDALRAYPKASNSERITFEYVMLKDVNDSDEDARRLVQLIKGIPAKINLIPFNEWPGAPHQRSDWDRIEKFADIIYKAGYASPIRTPRGEDIMAACGQLKSATERQRKSRREIEAEAGL